ATTTCAGACGAAGACGATATTGAGAGAACACTCTCAAAGATTAACTTGAAAGAACTCGTTGAGAAGGCAGCCAGTTCGAACCCAACTGAACAGTTGCAAGCTGTACAGTCCGTTCGGAAGTTACTTTCATCAGATCGGAATCCACCAATTGACCCGCTTATCGAGAGTGGAATATTGCCAATTTTGGTACATTGTCTTGAACAGGAAAATAGGTGAGATCAGTCAATCCTCAATTGACGATATTTTGTTCATTGTTCTTCTTTTCATACttggatttttcgaatttatatttatgaattttttatgaatatatcAGACAATGGAGAGTGTGTTGAAAATTCAGGCAGGCTTGAAAGGctcaatgtcaatttttttctatgtttcaGTCCTTCCCTGCAGTTTGAAGCTGCATGGGCTTTGACGAACATTGCCAGTGGAACATCGGAACAAACGCAAGCAGTCGTAGCTGCCGGTGCTGTGCCACATTTCCTTCATCTGCTACTATCGAGTCAACAAAATGTTTGTGAACAGGCAGTTTGGGCGTTAGGTAAGTTTTTTGCATACCATTCAATTGTTTAACAACAATTGATATCAATTAATTCGAACATCTATGCGAACTAAcgttttgttttattgaaaagaaaaaactttggctTGAAATTCATCCAATAACTAACGACTATGGAGGATCTTGAAAATCGAgatattttaaaattaattcTGTTTCTTAGGTAATATTATCGGTGATGGACCGGCGCCGAGAGATTACGTGATTAATCTTGGTGTCGTAGAACCTCTGTTAACGTTTATTAAGCCCGACATACCAATAACGTTTTTACGCAACGTCACGTGGGTCATCGTAAACTTATGTAGAAATAAAGATCCACCACCACCGGTTCAAACGATAAAAGAAATATTGCCAGCTCTTAACATCCTCATTCATCATACGGACGTTAACGTAAGTCgattaatcataaaaaaaacgtacgaTTAATTACTAACCAATGTTACAAAAGTTGTTCCATCCTAATCTTTCTTGAGCCAACTTTGAATAGTGATGGTGATCAATCATATGATTGAattgtattttataaaaatgattaaacaatgaaatatttaacgTAGATTCTCGTTGACACGGTGTGGGCACTGAGTTACCTGACCGATGGTGGTAACGACCAAATCCAAATGGTCATTGACAGTGGAGTCGTTCCACAATTGATTCCGTTACTATCGCACAAGGACGTAAAGCTTCAAACGGCTGCCTTAAGAGCAGTTGGAAACATCGTAACCGGCACTGACGAACAGACGCAAACAGTTTTGAACTGTCAAGCACTTTCGCATTTCCCGAATCTACTTACTCACTCGAAGGACAAAATTTGCAAAGAGGCCGTGTGGTTCCTATCGAACATAACAGCAGGAAATCAATCGCAGGTCGAGGCTGTATTAGAAGCTGGTCTTTTGCCCCTCATCATACGCAACTTATCCAAGgtattgatttttgttccaCTAATCTTTCGTAAGAACTCTTTCTCTCAATATTTCGGGATTTCAAGGTTAATTCCCTGTCAATTCTTTTTCCTGGAACAGTCGGACTTCCAAACTCAAAAGGAGGCAGCATGGGCAATTAGCAATATGACGATAAGCGGCAACAGGGACCAGGTTGCACGATTGATACAATTTGGCGTTATCGAACCTTTCTGCGAGCTTCTCTCGTGCAAAGACGTCCAGGTTCTACAGGTAGTACTCGACGGTATCAATAATATGCTCAGACTCGCTGGGCCGGAGGTTGAACAATTGGCCAACATGATCGAAGAATGTTCCGGTTAGTTATCCTCCCAATAGTCTCGCAAATTATCACGATAATATAGTTCCATTTTCAATCAATCACTCCTTTCGTGACTTTTCAGGTTTGGATAAAATCGAGGCACTGCAGAACCACGAAAACGTAGACATTTACAAATTAGCTTACGATATTATTGAACAATACTTTTCGGAAGAGGTAAGAGACTCACTTGTTGAACTGTATCACTAGAGAATATtcgagtaatgaatttttttcaattcatcgtAAAATGACGTTTCTCTTTCAGGCTGACGATACGAATCTTGCACCGCCGGTTGGAGAAGGAGCTTTCGAATTCGATCCCACGACGACTATTCCAAGCGAAGGTTTCAAATTCTGAGACGACCTCATCGTTCCCTATCCAATCGTGCCGTCCCCTGACAAACATAATTATCACCACCACAGCAGCGGAGCGATTTTGCTTCCTCTTTCCTTCACCGACACGAAGTCTTTGTTCCGATGATATGACGAAGTGACGGCCACGGCCATCGTAACAATCGAGAATCGAAGAATTTCATAGTTTTATTTCGTGTGATGCATGCGCATCAACGGATGAAATAATTATGAGAATAAATAGCATGGACGATGAAAATCATTGGTAAACAAGTAACaagacgaaaaacgaaaaaaaaaacaaacaaaaaaaaatcgtaaacaaCAAACACCGGGGGCCTTCTTGAACGCATGTATCACCGAGAAGAATAACAACGAGAATCCGTGGCCATCAATCGAGATAAAAGCCCCGAGAAAGTATGAACGCGAACTTTTACAAAAGGAGCAAGTTATCATAAACTTTACACGAATCGACCGTCTTTTGTTCttttcatcttcttcttcttcttcttcttcttccattTAATTTACTGATAaacattacatttttattgcataTTATTATTGAAGTAACAAGTCtacaaacaaaataaaaactacTGATGCTAGATATATATGACGACACTCGTATATTCCTATTTGAAGAACAAAACAAACGTGTAATTATGGataatttgatttatttttcaactgcaCGTtagacaaagaaaaaagacgtttTTTCTCATGATCGATGATGCTTCATCGATCCCTCGTACGGGTCGGGTGTCTTGGTTATTCGTGTTActttgaatgaaagaaaaagaaaacaattgagAAAACATACGTTTCGTGTATATTTTAGGCAAGTTAAATTTATAGTGATATTGGATTACTAAATAAATGAATCAATTGACTACTTCGCGATTAGTAGGCATTAATTAATATGATAACACGTTCTTCTGTACGGAACAagcgaaaacaataaaaaagagaaaaacgcattttgCATTAATACTACGTTACACTTCAATCAATTTGGCCGATTAACATTCACAACTGTAAATTTTATCATTGGAAAATAAGCACAAATTGTTTCAGtttcgatatttattttgaaatttgcacatttccttgattttttttctttttcggcattttgagaattttatttGAGGATacatatttattcgaaaacgtttttattcgatttttatacACGGTTATGCTTCTTTGAATTCTATTGAGGGTGCGTTGAATGGATGAACATCATCCGCGTAGGTTTCTTCCGGGAGAGTTTCTTCAGGTTTTGGTACGTACGTAGGAAAATTACAAGGttctctcaattttttcgtggGCAATAGAGTGTCATAAATTTGCAGCAAGGTGTTCGTTTCGCCTGGAAGATTCTGTGCCTTTACCCACAAAACGTTGTACTTGGTATTGACGCGAAGGATctgtgcgaaaaaaaaaaaccagaatTAATAGAATTTTGCCCAAATCCCTCTTTTGCACTCGCAAGGAGGTAGTGTTGATGTGTGAAGACAAATCACCTGAACTCCTCTAAGAATTCGATAACGATTGCCCATGTGACCGGGCATTTTCGTTCCTGGCATGACACGCGCTTTCGTACCGCCCGAGCCGATGTTTCCTGGTCTTCTATGGGTTTTTGTTTGTCCGTGAGTCGCTGGCTGCCCATGAAATCCCCATCTTTTCATGACTCCTTGAAAACCACGGTCAACACTGAATATGCAAACCATTTAGAATTAGCCATAGAACCATTAGAATAGTAATTTGGAGTTTCCTTTTCgcttgaatttatttattcatttttcatagaTTTGATTACGTACGTTTTCCCCCTTATGTCAACAAAAGTTCCTGCTTTGTAATGTGCCGCAAACAGCGGAGTGCCAGGTTGTAAAGCAGCGTTCGGTGTGACCAAAAACCTTGCCAGTAATTTTTTTGGCATTACACCGGCTTCTGTAAACATTCCACAGTATTCCTTTGTGAACTGCAATCcaaaaaagagtaaaaaaaattataactcTGAATTCGAGTTTATGtgaaagaataaattttccaaaacaatttcattacaCATTTCAAAACTGTGTATCCAATTCTCACGCACCTTTTGTGGATCTTCGCTTTCCGCACCAATAACCAAACATCCGAGCCTTCGCTTTGGACGTTTTTTCCCTATCTTAGGATTGTAGTCTTCTGGAGGAATATATTTTATAACATGATTATCAGCAACCTGAAATGAATGGTCTTTTTTATCGCGagatttttgtattatttattaataattgtaATAATCTGAGACAATGAAAATTTACAGTGGTGATGTTTTTCCTGTTGTTGAAAATTAAGTTGGAAATTTCATGCGTTAAAATAGAATTGTTTCTTTGAAATGAATTCTTATCAATCTTTCCCATTACCTGTAATAATGTAGCTAAGactctttttccatttttcaaccACATTGGATAAATTCCAAGTTTCTTTGCTATGACACCAGTGCGAGTAGAATCCGGTGCCCATTCCATTTGTGGTTCTATGGGCTCAGCTTTCAGTGGGGAATTGTGATTTGTCATACCGATACCGATATCACGGGGTCCCCACTTGTCTTCTATAACTTCTTGGACAAACTTAGCGTTTTCACGAGTAACTTCTTCTCTGTGAAGCTGCGAATGTGAATATGATATCAGGCAGGGTGTCAGGCTATATTAACATATACATGAATAAACTTTGGAATGATCTATTTGATTGATGTATGggatgatttaaaaaattctcaatcgTAGCAGAATTggcaagaaaaaattcatataatGTTATTAGAATTGGTTAGAAGTATGATCAGAGTGATAAGGTAAATAGATTGTACAATAACCAACACGTTATACAATTTTTGCTTACCACACGATGTTGTTTAGGTAACCATGGCGGATATTGTTTTTTTGGTATGTTTAACCGGGGCCCTGCTCGGTTGGGTATATTCGTGAGATcgattctgtaaaaaaaaaaaaaaaaaaaaagagtaatttagcctccatttttttaattaaaaattggttttcaatGACAGAGAATGAACCATTGATTAAAAGACAAACCAACTATGAATATTTACCTGGGCTTCAAAAAATTACTGACGATACTGAAAGTACCACGGCCTTTGAAGAGCGTTGCCATTCTAATTTCGGTAAGACGGCAGCTAGTAGAGAAACATTGTTACAGATAAGCgcaaaaaatatagaaactCGATGACAATAGTCCGAATCGAGTTGTAACTGTTTCGTTATATCCACTGATGAATGTCGATTTATCACGGAAGTTCGATTATTCTGGATACACTGTGAGACTCAGAAGCTGtcaattaataaaaacaagtttgtaataaaaattgcgGTGCACGGTAAATCAAATGAAACGAGGTTATTGTAAATTCGGTTCCACCATTACGAAACACCGCTCTAGACCGGTCGCCACGCGTATTTTTTCCCAATTGTAAATTGTAAGGAACATCCGAAGATTCAGGAAAGCTGATTGGTTGGTGATTACTGGAATCtaataatgaattttgaaagccAATCAAAAACTCGCGTTAACTCGATATTAATATTAGGACGGGAAATTTCATGTGCAGTAGCCTTACATGTGGATTGTGAAATCACgtgatcatttattttattgaaaatgttgcaGATGGCGCCACTGGCTGATTCCGTCAAATGTAacggttttttttcaagaattccgTACAGACCGTACAGTGATAAATTGTGTTCTTCCGCGGGTAAACGTGTCGTGACcggaattatttttcagtgaTAGGTAAGCCATATCGATAGTTGCCAGACAGTGATAATTGCGGCATTAACATTGGTGAATAAGAAAGAAATATGAGAGATGTAATACGCGAAGTTTCTGTTCCAATCTATTTGACTTGAAGATATCGATTTCAACATAAGTGAACTGATTAACACACGGAAACTATAAATCATTAATACTTCGTATTGTTAGCATTCTCATTAGGATTTTTTGcctaatgaaatttttcgcaaAATGTGAATATTTGGTTGAGAACTATTCCACGGAAAGTCCTAAAATGGAGAGTGATATTCGAAATGTGGAACTTTCATGCACAAAAGTACGACGATCTTCAAATAAAAAGGTAAGATTTCAATCAGACAAATGTATAGAGGGCAAAGAATAAGTAACGAGTCGGGTGgtgtgatattttgtataccttatttatttttctttttatcttcgtataataatcataaaggtacaatttaaaacaataGTGCTCATGTGTTATGCAATGTACAGGATACTCTTTATATGCTATAATACagttggaaaaaagaaaaagatacaAATTAATAAACCAGTATTTTaggttatcattttttcttcatctcctCCGtgatctttcatttttttgtttcgtttcgttttcttttctttcgtttattATAATACCTCATTTTCACTACTGGATGAcggagtttgttttttttttcatcttttgatCGTAGATCGtgcgttatatatatatacttttttcttgtcaCGCATCGCATTGTTTTATCATGTCTGGGAACATAGGTGGTTTGGACTTCTGCGGGAAgaatgtttatttatttttgtttctttttgtatCATCGTTGCGTTTCCGTCCGTCGTCTCGTTGCGtgttttcttcttcctcgcgTTTGTCGAAGGGTCAGAGGGGGAGGGAATTTTTGAGAGGGGGCTTCGATAATCTTCTGAATGTCTatctacatttttattttgtaaaatattcattattaaGTTTacgatatgatttttttcctcctcaccgtttttccttatttttttttgttttctgtttttttttcctcttctctcCATCAATAACGGATTGAACGTTAATCCTTACCAAGATTACGAATTTCaccatcatttttatattacattttttttttcattcttttaacTCTCGCACACTTTTCAATATTCATCCTTTcgattttctcttctttcgctCGTTCGCTTCGCTCTCAGAGcacatgcacacacacacacacgcacacgcgcgcgcacacacacacacacacgcacacgcgctcgctctttctcgctctcgcttCCTCCGATTCGCACTCTCGTGTTTATATAATCTTATCGAATCTGCTCTTGATTATAAGCAATATCGTTTAAATAATTAAAGCTATCGTATAATCCTATacgtttctattttttttaattttaatatcTACAAGACCCTAGTTATGTTGATTCGGTGAATGTAAAATTGATAagtgatgaaaaagaaaaaaaaacgaaaaaaaaaaagaaaaaacaaaggaaactggaaaaaaacgcGTGTGAATAAATACTTTGCGGCTGATGTTACGCGTGAAATCCGAGCCTTCACGTTTTTAAATTCTCAGAATACTAGAATTATATTCGATGTAATAAAAGTTTTCgataacttttttgttttttgtttttttttttttcttccccctcgAAACGCGTCGGAATCGGTGGAATAAATGTGTCTCATAAACGGTATGTGCACGCGGATATGAATTGGCGGTTTTTGTCTTTGTTCGGGATTCTgcgtttcaaatgaatttgacACGATGATTCGCGGGACCTAACCTTACTTTTGTTCGTTCGTCGTCTTTTGTACAGAAAGTCACAGCgtgttgtttattttttattccaatgaaaataaattggaaGAAGTTATTTCGACGATTTGTATAGAATTTTATGAACTTTTGAAGCGGCGTTGTAGATTTTTCGCAATTGAGATCGCGTCGCTTTGCTCCCCGaggctttttttcttcgatcgttAATTAATGTCCGAATGAACGGGGCGACCGGCGGAGTTCGATGGAAACCCATCATATTTAATGTGATTTCTTCAAATGTTTTTATCGTAAAAATGACGATGGGCTCGGAGTCCGCCAATCGTCGGGCAGTTCTCGTTGTGCCGGAGAAAACGAATCTGCGCGTCGTGTTCGGTCGATATGCGAGATTTAACGTATCAgttattacaatttttcattaaacaaTCATCGTTACGAGGAGACTTCGTActatttaaataaaacaagTCGCGAGtacgagaaaacgagaaaacgagaaaaacattgtaaaaCAAAGGCAAATTCAACGAACGAATGACAAGACTtggaagaataaagaaacgtCACTGGTCTTTCATTCGCAATGCCCTTTTTCTTATACAATTATTAttacttttattattattttattttttccattttttttcattaattcttTATTCAGTTATTCGTCTTTTTATCAAAAACCAGCTCCCTCGcgtgctcttttttttttttcctccaatgaATTCTTCACTTCTGtctttattcattatttcaatatttttttaaatctttattTCTCGTTTATTAAAATTGCGGACTAGATTTTAATCGGAGATTAACCGCGGCTTAGTCGGATAAATACTAGTGTTTGATTTGCAATATCGAGGATAAACCCTTGTCTTTTGTTCTtcttcgcccccccccccccttctctCCTCCCTTTGCCCTCTACCCTCTGCTCTCCGCCGGCAAACATACGAATtctaaatgtttttgtacacATTCGCAGCTACGCAGTCACGCACGATTTTGTTCATCGAACTGGAAATTTCAAGCGTTCGCACTctcattctctcgctctcgctctctctctctctctcgggcgTATTCGCATCCAATAAACAAACCcgataaatgaaaacaaaacaagacaaaagatttttaacATACCGATCGTTTATTACACTTACGATCTTCatttgataaatatatattttatatatatatatatatatatatatatatatgacatTGCTCGAATGATCATTTTTGCTCGTAattgttctttttcttctccgtcCAGTAGGCCTAAGTCTCATTCTCTGGTACGTTTGAAATTGTCTCCGGTTTCACGATTCctctttattctttttcatttaccatttttttcttcacctcGATGTATACTCGGACTAatgcttcatttttatttgctcctattcattgtttttttttttgcttaacTTTTCACGTATGCATACgcacatatatacataaatatatgtacacacacacacgcgttACGCCTATGGAGGATTAAATGTGATAagtaaatatataatatacaattGAGTGTATTCGTGTACGTGTATGTATCTgagattgtttttttcgtttttttttttcattttttttttcgatcttcgCAGCACACGCCGCCTCTCTTCATCTTTACAGCGGCGCTTCGGCTCTTCGTATTCTCATCATCTTCTTATCATCCTTGTTCTCGAGTCTtcgcatttttgttttttttttcttctttcctgtttttctttttttttctttttcaatagctttttgttttgtacaatttatttaCAAAGAAAATTCGAATACGGGGGGAGTGATCGGTATCGCgcttcaatcaaatttaaaCCGCGTATATCGAGCGCCCTCTCGACGTTTTCGTATACAAACATACACTCCCTCCATGCACGCAATCACATACGGACGTAGTAGGACACACGCGCGCTCATCCATACGTATTTCAGTGGAATTGGCAATCCCATCtttgtttctttctctcgtcgCACGTAAGCTCTATCACATTGGCTTTACAAgccgttttgttttcgagataattcaataattaataataatattaataataataataataataataataaaatagacGATAGCGATAAAATTAACCAAATACTCCAACCATTAATTAATACGACAATTAAAAACGTAatcgtactttttttttttttttttaattttcccctaaataagagaaagagaataaaaacgaaaaaaaaaaaaaaatgaaaacgatgcatgagaataataaaaatgatattaCGTCGAACGATCACCGCTCGTTTCCTTattacttgtttttttttttggctaCGTCGTTTCGAGCTCGCATTCGTATATATCGGCACGTAACAGTTCGCGCGCTCTCATACGATGGTCACACGATAACTAATTGTAATagtcaataataataattaatcgtACATAATAATGTGGacaatgatgataataataataataataataataataatagtaataaaatACGCATCAATAGTATAATAATAACATTGGTAACGGTCTTaagtgatttttcttttgttctttCTTAATCTTCGTCTTGTAATTTTAATTCTCGTGTTTAATGTCGTATTGAAAGGAAAGAGCGACGTGACGTATCAAGCGTCGATGGGGCTTAGgttgtttttcgtttgttaAAATTGTCGATTATTAGGTTTTCCGGGAGGGCGAGAAGCGATGCggaataataattgaaaaaataaaataaaatgaaatgagaGGGAAAAGGGCGCTTGGACCTTATCGAAATGTacagaagagagaaaaagaaagagggaagaaagaaaaaggatgAAATGAGATTTTGGAGCACGTCAGACTCGAGTAAGAAATATTTAACATCAACAGCTTAATTTCTAAGGGCTGCGGGGGGATAAGGGTTGGGAGAGGAAAGTGTGATAGAAACGATAACATCAATGACGATTGCATATACTTTTCACTCTCATCTCCTTTCGTTTGTTCGTTTATAGAACGAATAATTATAATCGAATTGGCGATTCGAAAGCGCGCTCGTTGCGCACTCTCCTCCGTCCTaatatttatattaaaaaatgaataagatAAAATTCCAACAATGGTGGGAAGAGGGGGCGCGGGGAAACTGgcaggaaaaaggaaaagattGCACTAAAGTGAACCCGAATCTTGTTCTGGTTAACGATCCTCCTCGCACGTTCATTGTCTCGTCACAAAATCGTCACTGCACGTGCTCACGATATCTTAcggctttttttttcctcacaaaATCACAAGATCAACAGCGAGCAACAGCCGTCGAAGACGAGACGGGAATGAGGGACGGGGCAGCAGGGCCAGAGTTCAATCTCACGGAGCTTACACGTGGGCCCCGGGAATGGGGGAAGGGGGAACCCTTAAATTAACTTGGATTCATTACGCACACCGACACTTTGTATATAATATATTctttaatattttgtttgttcGTCGCTCACTGTTTCGTTTCGTAAtctcccttttttattttagtatCTCTTCAATAACGTGTCAAAGTCGCGTTTTTGATTTTGCTCCGATCGTCTTCCATTCCCCATCGGTAGGGCTCACCCTCTAATTTGAGTTCCTCCAGCCCTCTTCCCTCCCCTTCACGATTATCTCGGCCCGCGGTAAGCGATTGGCCAAAGTTTCGCGTTCGACACTCGGCTTACGACGGCGCTCGGCTCTCCCGAATAATAATGCCCCTAATTGATAGGCAGGACTCGTCATGGTCCTACAACGAATCCTATCGCTGGCTTCTCTTCGGCTAAAAAAACGATACTATACTAATGCTAAGCTCCGTTAGTTTTTCACACTTTGAAACTCGTCGATTAGTCCATTTGGCaaagtttctttttaatttatttaagaCGGATAACGAGCGGTGGCCGAACTCGCGGATTTTTGTTTGATCGGCGTCTCGGGAAACGGCGCGATCCGCTCGAggggttttgtttttttataaaatcgaaTCGAAGAAGTctgtggtggtggtggtggtg
The window above is part of the Venturia canescens isolate UGA chromosome 5, ASM1945775v1, whole genome shotgun sequence genome. Proteins encoded here:
- the Kap-alpha3 gene encoding importin subunit alpha-3, whose amino-acid sequence is MAAEMQNKNRMMVFKNKGKDQEEMRRRRNEVTVELRKNKREETLQKRRNVPITDSTDEDDIERTLSKINLKELVEKAASSNPTEQLQAVQSVRKLLSSDRNPPIDPLIESGILPILVHCLEQENSPSLQFEAAWALTNIASGTSEQTQAVVAAGAVPHFLHLLLSSQQNVCEQAVWALGNIIGDGPAPRDYVINLGVVEPLLTFIKPDIPITFLRNVTWVIVNLCRNKDPPPPVQTIKEILPALNILIHHTDVNILVDTVWALSYLTDGGNDQIQMVIDSGVVPQLIPLLSHKDVKLQTAALRAVGNIVTGTDEQTQTVLNCQALSHFPNLLTHSKDKICKEAVWFLSNITAGNQSQVEAVLEAGLLPLIIRNLSKSDFQTQKEAAWAISNMTISGNRDQVARLIQFGVIEPFCELLSCKDVQVLQVVLDGINNMLRLAGPEVEQLANMIEECSGLDKIEALQNHENVDIYKLAYDIIEQYFSEEADDTNLAPPVGEGAFEFDPTTTIPSEGFKF
- the mRpL3 gene encoding 39S ribosomal protein L3, mitochondrial translates to MATLFKGRGTFSIVSNFLKPRIDLTNIPNRAGPRLNIPKKQYPPWLPKQHRVLHREEVTRENAKFVQEVIEDKWGPRDIGIGMTNHNSPLKAEPIEPQMEWAPDSTRTGVIAKKLGIYPMWLKNGKRVLATLLQVADNHVIKYIPPEDYNPKIGKKRPKRRLGCLVIGAESEDPQKFTKEYCGMFTEAGVMPKKLLARFLVTPNAALQPGTPLFAAHYKAGTFVDIRGKTVDRGFQGVMKRWGFHGQPATHGQTKTHRRPGNIGSGGTKARVMPGTKMPGHMGNRYRILRGVQILRVNTKYNVLWVKAQNLPGETNTLLQIYDTLLPTKKLREPCNFPTYVPKPEETLPEETYADDVHPFNAPSIEFKEA